The following proteins come from a genomic window of Nostoc sp. TCL26-01:
- a CDS encoding valine--tRNA ligase, producing MTATIPNLPSLYDPFSTEAKWQKFWEENQIYKADPNHGGEPYCVVIPPPNVTGSLHMGHAFESALIDVLVRYHRMQGRNTLWLPGTDHASIAVHTILEKQLKSEGKTRYELGREQFMARSWQWKAESGGTIVNQLRRLGVSVDWSRERFTLDEGLSKAVLEAFVSLYDEGLIYRGEYLVNWCPATQSAVSDVEVENKEVEGNLWHFRYPLSDGSGDVEVATTRPETMLGDTGVAVNPHDERYKHLIGKTLTLPIMQREIPIIGDELVDPSFGTGCVKVTPAHDLNDFEMGKRHNLPFINILNKNGTLNANAGEFEGQDRFVARKNVVSRLEADGFLVKIEDYKHTVPYSDRGKVPIEPLLSTQWFVKIRPLANKALEFLDQQNSPEFVPQRWTKVYRDWLVSLRDWCISRQLWWGHQIPAWYAVSETGGQITDNTPFVVAKSADAAWEKAKSQFGENVQIEQDPDVLDTWFSSGLWPFSTLGWPEQTPDLATYYPTTTLVTGFDIIFFWVARMTMMAGHFTGKMPFQTVYIHGLVRDENNKKMSKSANNGIDPLLLIAKYGTDALRYTLVKEVAGAGQDIRLEYDRKKDESSSVEASRNFANKLWNAARFVMMNLDGLATGDWELGTEKYPSLELSDRWILSRYHQVVRQTTNSIDNYGLGEAAKGLYEFIWGDFCDWYIELVKSRLQPNADPTSRKVAQQTLAYVLEGILKLLHPFMPHITEEIWQTLTQQPADSQETLALQLYPQADTNLINPALEEQFALLIGTIRTIRNLRAEAEVKPGAKITANLQTDSEAEKQILMAGKSYIQDLAKVETLTIASEPKAQTVTQKKPQRGLKAIGLIIGAIVFARIAVAVADTIDDFPWFASFFEIVGFGYSCWFIARNLLSTKARQNFFAQFFATTTDKNLSATASQDTEKAIAGVVGTVQVVIPLAGVVDTAALRAKLERSISKVEAEAQSLKARLSNSKFVDKAPADVVQSAREALAEAEKQAEILRLRLRDLA from the coding sequence ATGACCGCAACTATACCGAATCTTCCCAGTTTGTATGACCCTTTTTCTACTGAAGCAAAGTGGCAAAAATTCTGGGAAGAAAACCAAATTTACAAAGCTGACCCTAATCATGGTGGAGAACCTTATTGTGTGGTGATTCCACCGCCAAATGTGACTGGTAGTTTGCACATGGGTCATGCTTTTGAGAGTGCGTTGATTGATGTGCTGGTACGTTATCACCGAATGCAAGGACGCAATACTCTGTGGCTACCGGGAACTGACCACGCCAGTATTGCAGTCCATACTATCCTGGAAAAACAACTCAAAAGTGAGGGCAAAACTCGCTATGAGTTGGGACGGGAACAATTTATGGCACGTTCTTGGCAATGGAAAGCAGAATCAGGGGGAACGATTGTTAATCAGCTGCGACGCTTGGGTGTGTCGGTAGATTGGTCGCGGGAAAGGTTTACTTTAGATGAGGGCTTATCGAAAGCTGTTTTGGAAGCTTTTGTGAGTCTTTATGATGAAGGGTTGATTTATCGGGGTGAGTATTTAGTTAACTGGTGTCCGGCTACTCAATCGGCTGTATCTGATGTGGAGGTGGAAAATAAAGAGGTTGAGGGAAATCTCTGGCATTTCCGTTATCCTTTGAGTGATGGTTCTGGTGATGTGGAAGTGGCGACGACTCGACCAGAAACTATGCTTGGTGATACTGGGGTAGCAGTTAATCCTCATGATGAAAGATATAAGCATTTAATTGGCAAAACCTTGACTTTGCCAATTATGCAACGAGAAATCCCGATAATTGGTGATGAATTAGTTGACCCCAGTTTTGGTACTGGTTGTGTGAAGGTGACACCAGCCCATGACCTGAATGATTTTGAAATGGGTAAGCGTCACAATCTGCCGTTTATTAATATTCTGAATAAAAATGGTACTCTCAATGCTAATGCTGGGGAGTTTGAGGGACAAGACCGTTTTGTGGCTAGGAAAAATGTGGTATCTCGCCTAGAAGCTGATGGTTTTTTGGTGAAGATAGAAGATTATAAACATACTGTTCCTTATAGCGATCGCGGTAAGGTTCCCATTGAACCTTTATTATCTACTCAGTGGTTCGTGAAAATTCGTCCCCTGGCAAATAAGGCGTTAGAATTTCTCGACCAACAAAATTCTCCAGAGTTTGTTCCCCAACGTTGGACAAAGGTCTACCGTGACTGGTTGGTGAGTCTGCGAGATTGGTGTATTTCTCGACAGTTGTGGTGGGGTCATCAAATCCCCGCTTGGTATGCGGTGAGTGAAACGGGAGGACAAATTACCGATAATACGCCGTTTGTGGTAGCAAAATCGGCTGATGCAGCTTGGGAGAAAGCCAAATCACAATTTGGGGAAAATGTCCAGATAGAACAAGACCCAGATGTCTTAGATACTTGGTTTTCTTCGGGACTGTGGCCGTTTTCGACTTTGGGCTGGCCAGAACAAACCCCGGATTTAGCAACTTATTATCCCACTACTACCCTTGTTACAGGCTTTGATATCATCTTTTTCTGGGTAGCCAGAATGACGATGATGGCTGGTCATTTCACTGGAAAAATGCCCTTCCAAACTGTTTATATTCACGGTTTGGTGCGGGATGAAAATAATAAAAAGATGTCCAAGTCAGCGAATAATGGGATTGATCCACTGTTGCTGATTGCTAAATATGGTACTGATGCCCTACGCTACACCTTGGTTAAAGAAGTCGCCGGTGCTGGGCAAGATATTCGCTTGGAATATGACCGGAAAAAGGATGAATCATCATCAGTAGAAGCATCGCGGAACTTTGCCAATAAGTTGTGGAACGCCGCTAGATTTGTGATGATGAATCTGGATGGATTGGCGACTGGGGACTGGGAACTGGGTACAGAGAAATACCCATCCCTAGAATTGAGCGATCGCTGGATTCTTTCTCGCTATCATCAAGTTGTTAGACAAACCACAAATTCTATTGATAACTATGGTTTAGGGGAAGCAGCAAAGGGATTATACGAGTTTATTTGGGGTGATTTTTGTGACTGGTATATTGAACTGGTTAAATCTCGTCTCCAGCCAAACGCAGACCCCACATCACGAAAAGTAGCACAACAAACTCTCGCCTATGTACTAGAAGGGATTTTAAAGTTACTCCATCCCTTTATGCCTCACATTACAGAGGAGATTTGGCAAACGCTGACTCAACAACCAGCAGATTCTCAAGAAACCCTAGCTTTACAACTTTATCCCCAAGCAGATACAAACTTGATTAATCCCGCCTTGGAGGAACAGTTTGCCCTGCTAATTGGTACTATCCGCACCATTCGCAACTTACGCGCTGAGGCGGAAGTGAAACCAGGGGCAAAAATTACGGCGAACTTGCAAACTGATAGTGAGGCGGAAAAGCAAATCCTCATGGCTGGAAAGTCTTATATTCAAGATTTAGCCAAAGTGGAGACTTTAACTATTGCTAGCGAACCCAAGGCGCAGACAGTTACACAGAAAAAACCACAGAGGGGTTTAAAAGCAATTGGCTTGATTATCGGGGCGATCGTTTTTGCTAGGATAGCTGTGGCTGTAGCAGATACGATTGATGATTTTCCCTGGTTTGCTAGTTTCTTTGAAATTGTGGGCTTTGGTTATAGCTGCTGGTTTATAGCCCGTAATTTATTGTCTACCAAAGCCAGACAAAATTTCTTCGCTCAGTTCTTCGCCACAACCACTGACAAGAATCTCTCAGCAACAGCATCACAGGACACAGAAAAAGCGATCGCTGGCGTGGTAGGAACTGTACAAGTTGTCATTCCCTTGGCTGGAGTGGTAGATACCGCAGCTTTACGTGCCAAACTAGAGAGAAGTATTAGTAAAGTCGAGGCTGAAGCTCAATCTCTCAAAGCTAGATTAAGCAATTCTAAGTTTGTGGATAAAGCCCCAGCAGATGTAGTACAAAGTGCTAGAGAGGCTTTAGCTGAGGCAGAAAAACAAGCAGAGATTTTGCGTCTACGCCTGCGTGATTTAGCATAG
- a CDS encoding glycosyltransferase family 39 protein, producing the protein MEDQTLQKQFKIPRWLVIISILSLILGIFLRFYHLEQKVYSFDETFSSTYIYGQQVKAYEQFDRDVLSINELKQYLFIDPSKTLQRSLEQVIDKVYVFPPLYPILTIFWSYLLQNFSDNPLVIQRSLSAILSLITLVGVYWLGVELFASPTTALVAVIILGISPFHLQYAQVIRPYSILAATTVISCACLLKAMRVKNLLWWLIYGLSIVAGLYANVLFGFVLVAHTGYIIFQEKLRDIKSLTFYFLILGISTLTFLPWLWSFINSDMLAHSIDQVSESYSTLGLINTWFKGIQTLFIDVYNPFFSPSFFKAVQWFFVPIVFAILGISLYIVCRYAPSKVRNLLLLLAIAAGVSLMVKDLLTGSSISSRMRYLIPFVLAVELMVAYVIGNWLTATQSSHRRWGQFALSFLILCGVISCLTISQAKSWTAFGSPHFPKVSTIISTANRPLVMVTNLDRALSMSYLVDSDTNFKLVKDNISIPDGFKTVFVLEPSKAILKKLESNYKLANIYPQGRLFEISRE; encoded by the coding sequence ATGGAAGATCAAACATTACAAAAGCAGTTTAAAATTCCTCGTTGGTTAGTCATAATTTCTATCTTATCTCTCATATTAGGAATATTTTTACGATTCTACCATCTAGAACAAAAAGTTTATTCTTTTGATGAAACTTTCTCATCAACTTATATTTATGGGCAACAAGTTAAAGCCTATGAGCAATTCGATAGAGATGTTCTTAGTATCAATGAACTAAAACAATATTTATTTATCGACCCCAGTAAAACTTTACAGCGATCGCTTGAGCAAGTTATTGATAAAGTTTATGTTTTTCCACCCTTATATCCAATTCTAACTATTTTTTGGTCATATCTTCTGCAAAATTTCTCTGATAATCCCCTAGTTATTCAAAGAAGTTTATCGGCAATCTTGAGTTTAATTACTTTAGTAGGAGTTTACTGGCTGGGAGTGGAATTATTTGCATCTCCAACTACTGCTTTAGTAGCTGTGATCATTCTAGGTATTTCACCCTTTCATTTACAGTATGCTCAAGTTATCCGTCCTTACAGTATTTTAGCCGCAACTACAGTGATTTCCTGTGCTTGTTTGCTCAAGGCAATGCGTGTAAAAAACTTACTTTGGTGGCTGATTTATGGATTGAGTATTGTCGCTGGTTTATATGCCAATGTACTGTTTGGATTTGTCTTGGTAGCTCATACAGGCTATATAATTTTTCAGGAAAAGTTGCGCGATATCAAAAGTCTAACTTTTTATTTTTTGATATTAGGGATTAGTACTCTCACTTTCTTGCCTTGGTTGTGGTCATTTATCAATTCTGATATGTTGGCACATTCCATTGACCAAGTTTCAGAAAGTTACTCTACTTTGGGATTAATCAATACTTGGTTTAAGGGAATACAAACGCTGTTTATTGATGTATATAACCCTTTTTTCTCTCCCAGTTTTTTCAAGGCGGTACAATGGTTTTTTGTGCCTATTGTCTTTGCGATCTTGGGAATTTCTCTTTATATAGTTTGTCGATATGCACCCAGTAAGGTACGTAATCTACTACTATTGTTAGCGATCGCTGCTGGTGTGAGTCTGATGGTGAAAGACTTACTCACAGGGAGTTCTATTTCTAGCCGGATGCGCTACTTGATTCCTTTTGTCTTGGCTGTGGAGTTAATGGTTGCTTACGTAATAGGGAATTGGTTAACTGCTACTCAATCTTCTCATCGGCGTTGGGGACAGTTTGCTTTATCTTTTCTCATTCTGTGTGGTGTAATATCCTGTCTGACAATTTCTCAAGCAAAATCATGGACTGCTTTCGGGAGTCCCCATTTCCCCAAGGTATCGACAATAATTAGCACTGCAAATCGTCCATTAGTTATGGTGACTAATTTGGATCGAGCATTATCTATGAGTTACTTGGTTGACTCAGATACTAACTTTAAATTGGTTAAGGACAATATATCAATTCCTGATGGTTTTAAAACTGTTTTTGTTCTGGAACCGTCAAAAGCAATACTCAAGAAATTGGAATCTAACTATAAATTAGCCAATATTTACCCGCAAGGTCGATTGTTTGAGATTAGCCGAGAGTGA
- a CDS encoding Rpn family recombination-promoting nuclease/putative transposase: MAKAADTSTKKLISLAPDNWVRWVTNIPNIQAGEILSGEFQWISRETDVLIRARSPEFGEFLVLNELQLRYTNKMPRRVRSYAALAEEKYELPTYPVLINILPTTDLEIPTTFTSNVYGLRAVQDYRVINLWEVDVNIPFQQPLPSLLPFVPILQGGNDESIIREALQILRRDEDLNQLETVLAFFATFVLESAVVQEIMRWDMGVLRESPWYQEIFREGEARGEARGEARGEVRGIIVSIEMSLETKFGSQGLELMSRISQITDLQQLQGILRSVVLANSVEEIQQIL; encoded by the coding sequence ATGGCAAAAGCCGCAGATACCAGCACGAAAAAGCTCATTAGTCTGGCACCGGATAATTGGGTACGATGGGTGACAAATATACCGAATATTCAAGCCGGGGAAATTTTATCTGGGGAATTTCAATGGATTAGTCGAGAAACTGATGTCTTAATTCGGGCTAGAAGTCCGGAATTCGGAGAATTTTTAGTATTAAATGAATTACAGTTACGCTACACCAACAAAATGCCTCGACGAGTCCGTTCCTACGCAGCATTGGCAGAAGAAAAGTATGAATTACCAACCTATCCCGTATTAATTAATATTTTACCGACAACTGATTTAGAAATCCCCACAACTTTTACATCAAATGTTTATGGTTTAAGAGCAGTTCAAGATTACCGGGTAATTAACTTATGGGAAGTAGATGTGAATATACCATTTCAACAACCCTTACCATCATTATTACCATTCGTGCCGATTCTCCAAGGAGGAAATGATGAATCTATAATTAGAGAAGCCTTGCAAATTTTGCGTCGAGACGAAGACTTAAACCAATTGGAGACGGTTTTAGCCTTTTTTGCTACCTTTGTCTTAGAAAGTGCCGTTGTTCAAGAGATTATGAGGTGGGATATGGGAGTTCTCAGGGAGTCACCTTGGTATCAAGAAATATTCCGAGAGGGCGAAGCACGCGGGGAAGCACGCGGGGAAGCACGCGGCGAAGTTAGGGGAATTATTGTCAGTATTGAAATGAGTTTAGAAACAAAATTTGGGAGTCAGGGACTAGAGTTAATGTCCCGAATTTCCCAAATTACAGATTTGCAACAATTGCAGGGAATTTTACGGAGTGTAGTTTTAGCAAATTCTGTTGAGGAAATACAACAAATTTTATAA
- a CDS encoding GntR family transcriptional regulator, which translates to MNLNELAANVQQQQRSTPDLITDALREAILCGIFQEGQSLRQDEIATQFGVSRIPVREALRQLEAEGLVTLHLNRGAMVTVLTAAQAQEICEIRSALEVTAIQLAIPKIREIDIEKATEILTASNQTNDAGLLAKLNWEFHATLYTAAERPRLLAMIKTLHINCDRYVRVQMTQMDYQEHSQKQHYQILAACQKRDAKLAVSLLKQHIDTAGEQLATYLQNCQ; encoded by the coding sequence ATGAATTTAAATGAACTAGCAGCCAACGTGCAGCAACAACAACGCAGCACCCCCGATTTAATTACCGATGCTTTGCGAGAAGCGATTCTGTGCGGCATTTTTCAGGAAGGACAATCTCTTAGACAAGATGAAATTGCCACCCAGTTTGGAGTGAGTCGCATTCCTGTGCGCGAAGCTTTGCGACAACTGGAGGCGGAAGGATTGGTAACACTACATCTCAATCGAGGGGCGATGGTTACCGTACTGACTGCTGCACAAGCCCAAGAAATCTGTGAAATTCGCAGCGCCTTAGAAGTGACGGCGATACAGTTAGCAATCCCGAAAATTAGGGAAATAGATATCGAAAAAGCGACAGAAATTTTGACAGCCAGTAATCAAACCAATGATGCTGGGTTATTAGCAAAACTCAATTGGGAATTCCACGCCACACTCTACACCGCAGCCGAACGTCCAAGGCTACTAGCGATGATTAAGACATTACACATAAATTGCGATCGCTATGTTCGTGTACAGATGACACAAATGGATTACCAAGAACACTCTCAAAAACAACACTATCAAATTTTAGCAGCCTGCCAAAAACGAGATGCAAAACTTGCAGTAAGTCTACTCAAACAACACATCGACACAGCTGGAGAACAGTTAGCGACTTATTTGCAAAATTGTCAATAG
- a CDS encoding 2-isopropylmalate synthase: protein MSMGSPADRVIIFDTTLRDGEQSPGATLNVEEKLAIAHQLSLLGVDVIEAGFAVASPGDFQAVKTIAEQVGIAGGPIICSLARAVRQDIQAAAEALQSAARPRIHTMISTSDIHLQYQLKKSRPEVLAIVEEMVAYAKSFVEDVEFSPMDASRTEPEFLYQVLAKAIAFGATTINIPDTVGYCTPKEMGNLIQGIRQNVPHIEQVILSIHTQNDLGLATANALAAIENGVRQVECTINGIGERAGNAALEEIVMALQVRKHYFNTYFGRPVNSDAPLTNIKTQEIYKTSSLVSQLTGMLIQPNKAIVGANAFAHESGIHQDGVIKHRQTYEIMEATSIGLPENRIVLGKHSGRNAFRTRLQELGFELTEAELNKAFNRFKEVADKKKEMSDLDLEAIVRDEMQMQADSGFQIEHVQVICGDCTCPTATITIVTPDGKITTDASVGTGPVDAVYQAINRLVQIPNQLIEFSVQSVTGGIDALGTVTIRVEHQGQIFSGQASDTDIVVAAAYAYVNAINRLYRYLQTQKLLTSVV, encoded by the coding sequence ATGAGCATGGGATCTCCAGCAGACAGAGTGATTATCTTCGACACCACCCTGAGAGATGGCGAACAGTCGCCAGGTGCAACCTTAAATGTAGAAGAAAAGCTAGCGATCGCTCATCAACTATCCCTCCTGGGTGTAGATGTGATTGAAGCTGGTTTTGCCGTGGCTAGTCCCGGAGATTTTCAAGCCGTCAAAACCATTGCTGAACAAGTGGGAATAGCTGGTGGGCCGATTATTTGCAGTTTGGCGAGGGCTGTACGCCAAGACATTCAAGCCGCAGCTGAAGCCTTACAGAGTGCAGCACGTCCCAGAATTCATACAATGATTTCCACCTCGGATATTCACCTGCAATATCAACTGAAAAAATCCCGCCCTGAAGTATTAGCGATCGTTGAGGAAATGGTAGCTTATGCTAAGTCTTTTGTAGAAGATGTGGAATTTTCCCCAATGGATGCTAGTCGCACTGAACCAGAATTTCTCTATCAAGTATTGGCGAAAGCGATCGCCTTTGGTGCAACGACAATTAACATCCCTGACACCGTTGGTTACTGCACACCCAAAGAAATGGGTAACTTAATCCAAGGTATTCGGCAAAACGTACCTCATATTGAGCAAGTAATTCTCTCAATTCATACTCAAAATGACTTGGGTTTAGCGACAGCCAACGCCTTAGCCGCCATTGAAAACGGTGTCCGTCAGGTAGAGTGTACGATTAATGGCATTGGCGAACGTGCCGGCAATGCAGCCCTAGAAGAAATTGTCATGGCCTTACAGGTACGCAAACACTATTTCAATACATATTTCGGTCGTCCTGTCAACTCTGATGCCCCTTTAACCAACATCAAAACTCAGGAAATTTACAAAACTTCTTCCCTCGTTTCCCAATTGACAGGGATGCTAATTCAACCGAATAAGGCAATAGTTGGTGCTAACGCCTTCGCCCATGAATCAGGTATTCATCAAGATGGTGTGATTAAGCACCGTCAAACATACGAAATCATGGAGGCTACATCGATAGGATTGCCAGAAAATCGGATTGTTTTGGGTAAACACTCTGGGAGAAATGCCTTCCGCACTCGGTTGCAAGAATTGGGATTTGAATTGACAGAAGCTGAGTTAAACAAAGCCTTCAACCGATTTAAAGAAGTGGCAGACAAGAAAAAAGAAATGTCTGACTTAGATTTAGAGGCGATAGTCCGAGATGAAATGCAGATGCAAGCAGATAGTGGCTTCCAAATTGAACACGTCCAAGTCATCTGCGGTGATTGTACTTGCCCGACAGCAACGATTACAATTGTCACCCCAGACGGTAAAATTACTACAGATGCCAGTGTGGGTACAGGGCCAGTAGATGCTGTGTATCAAGCAATTAATCGATTAGTGCAAATTCCTAACCAATTAATCGAGTTTTCTGTCCAATCGGTAACTGGGGGGATTGATGCCCTGGGAACAGTGACAATCCGCGTGGAACATCAAGGGCAAATATTTTCTGGACAAGCATCTGATACAGATATTGTGGTGGCGGCTGCTTATGCTTATGTAAATGCTATCAACCGTCTGTATCGTTATCTGCAAACTCAGAAGTTATTGACATCTGTTGTGTAA